One window from the genome of Sesamum indicum cultivar Zhongzhi No. 13 linkage group LG15, S_indicum_v1.0, whole genome shotgun sequence encodes:
- the LOC105178193 gene encoding uncharacterized protein LOC105178193: MALEWVVLGYAAGAEAVMLLLMTVPGLDPLRKGLISVIRNLLKPFLSVVPFCLFLLMDIYWKYETRPSCESESCSPSEHLRHQKSIIKSQRNALLIASALIFYWLLYSVTGLVVKIEQLTKRIEKLKSQD; this comes from the coding sequence ATGGCGTTGGAGTGGGTTGTTCTAGGCTACGCTGCTGGCGCCGAGGCAGTTATGCTGCTCCTCATGACCGTCCCGGGTCTAGACCCACTGCGAAAGGGCCTGATCAGCGTGATTCGCAACCTTCTGAAGCCGTTCCTGTCGGTGGTGCCATTCTGCCTCTTCCTTTTAATGGATATCTACTGGAAGTACGAGACCCGACCCAGTTGCGAGTCCGAATCCTGCTCCCCTTCGGAGCATCTCCGCCACCAGAAGTCCATCATCAAATCGCAGCGGAACGCCCTTCTGATCGCCTCCGCTCTCATTTTCTACTGGCTTCTGTACTCGGTCACTGGCCTCGTTGTCAAGATCGAGCAGTTAACTAAGCGGATCGAAAAGTTGAAGTCCCAGGATTAA